One region of Mus musculus strain C57BL/6J chromosome 3, GRCm38.p6 C57BL/6J genomic DNA includes:
- the Kirrel gene encoding kin of IRRE-like protein 1 isoform X1 — protein sequence MTLESPSTRLMTCQSSLLPEKPRFLSQKMWAPHLVVAYLIFVTLALALPGTQTRFSQEPADQTVVAGQRAVLPCVLLNYSGIVQWTKDGLALGMGQGLKAWPRYRVVGSADAGQYNLEITDAELSDDASYECQATEAALRSRRAKLTVLIPPEETRIDGGPVILLQAGTPYNLTCRAFNAKPAATIIWFRDGTQQEGAVTSTELLKDGKRETTISQLLIEPTDLDIGRVFTCRSMNEAIPNGKETSIELDVHHPPTVTLSIEPQTVLEGERVIFTCQATANPEILGYRWAKGGFLIEDAHESRYETNVDYSFFTEPVSCEVYNKVGSTNVSTLVNVHFAPRIVVYPKPTTTDIGSDVTLTCVWVGNPPLTLTWTKKDSNMGPRLPGSPPEANLSAQVLSNSNQLLLKSVTQADAGTYTCRAIVPRIGVAEREVPLYVNGPPIISSEAVQFAVRGDGGKVECFIGSTPPPDRIAWAWKENFLEVGTLERYTVERTNSGSGVLSTLTINNVMEADFQTHYNCTAWNSFGPGTAIIQLEEREVLPVGIIAGATIGAGILVVFSFAALVFFLYRRRKGSRKDVTLRKLDIKVETVNREPLTMHSDREDDTASISTATRVMKAIYSSFKDDVDLKQDLRCDTIDTREEYEMKDPTNGYYNVRAHEDRPSSRAVLYADYRAPGPTRFDGRPSSRLSHSSGYAQLNTYSRAPASDYGTEPTPSGPSAPGGTDTTSQLSYENYEKFNSHPFPGAAGYPTYRLGYPQAPPSGLERTPYEAYDPIGKYATATRFSYTSQHSDYGQRFQQRMQTHV from the exons CTTTGGCTTTGCCCGGGACTCAGACTCGCTTCAGCCAGGAGCCAGCTGATCAGACTGTGGTGGCCGGACAGCGGGCGGTGCTCCCGTGTGTGCTCCTTAACTACTCTGGGATTGTACAGTGGACCAAGGACGGGCTGGCCCTGGGTATGGGCCAGGGCCTCAAAG CCTGGCCACGGTACCGGGTCGTGGGCTCTGCGGATGCTGGGCAATACAACTTGGAGATCACAGATGCCGAGCTGTCTGATGACGCTTCCTATGAGTGCCAGGCCACGGAGGCTGCCCTGCGCTCTCGGCGGGCCAAACTCACCGTGCTCA tTCCTCCAGAGGAAACAAGGATTGATGGGGGCCCGGTGATTCTGCTGCAAGCAGGCACCCCCTACAACCTCACGTGCAGAGCATTTAATGCCAAACCTGCTGCCACCATCATTTGGTTCCGAGATGGGACACAGCAGGAGGGGGCTGTGACTAGCACG GAGCTGCTGAAGGATGGGAAAAGGGAGACCACAATCAGCCAACTGCTCATTGAGCCCACAGACCTAGACATTGGCCGCGTATTCACCTGTCGCAGTATGAATGAGGCCATCCCCAATGGCAAGGAGACATCCATTGAGCTTGATGTGCACC ACCCTCCCACAGTGACTCTGTCCATCGAGCCCCAGACAGTGCTGGAAGGCGAGCGTGTCATTTTTACATGCCAGGCCACAGCCAACCCAGAGATCTTGGGCTACAG GTGGGCCAAAGGGGGCTTCTTGATTGAAGACGCCCATGAGAGTCGCTATGAGACAAACGTTGACTATTCCTTCTTCACGGAGCCTGTGTCTTGTGAGGTTTATAACAAAGTCGGGAGCACCAATGTCAGCACTTTAGTGAATGTTCACT TCGCCCCCCGGATTGTAGTTTACCCAAAGCCCACCACCACAGACATTGGATCTGATGTGACCCTCACCTGTGTCTGGGTTGGGAATCCTCCCCTCACCCTCACCTGGACCAAGAAGGACTCAAACATG GGGCCCAGGCTTCCTGGCTCCCCACCCGAGGCTAATCTCTCTGCCCAGGTCCTGAGTAACAGCAATCAACTGTTGCTGAAGTCAGTGACCCAGGCAGATGCTGGCACCTATACCTGCCGGGCCATCGTGCCTCGGATCGGAGTGGCTGAGCGAGAGGTACCGCTTTATGTAAACG GACCTCCTATCATCTCCAGCGAGGCGGTACAGTTTGCTGTGAGAGGTGATGGCGGTAAGGTGGAGTGCTTTATCGGGAGTACCCCACCTCCGGATCGAATT GCATGGGCATGGAAGGAGAACTTCCTCGAGGTGGGGACCCTGGAACGCTACACCGTGGAGAGGACGAACTCAGGCAGCGGTGTGCTGTCCACGCTCACCATTAATAATGTCATGGAGGCGGACTTCCAGACCCACTACAACTGCACTGCCTGGAACAGCTTTGGACCAGGCACAGCCATCATCCAGCTGGAAGAGCGAG AGGTGTTACCTGTGGGCATCATTGCCGGGGCCACCATCGGTGCCGGCATCCTGGTCGTCTTCTCTTTTGCTGCCTTAGTGTTCTTCCTCTACCGACGTCGCAAAGGCA GTCGAAAGGATGTGACGTTGAGGAAGCTGGACATCAAGGTGGAGACGGTGAATCGGGAGCCACTTACGATGCACTCTGACCGGGAGGATGATACTGCCAGCATTTCCACGGCAACGCGGGTCATGAAGGCCATCTACTCG TCCTTTAAGGATGATGTGGATCTGAAGCAGGACCTGCGCTGTGACACCATTGACACCCGGGAAGAGTATGAGATGAAG GATCCCACCAATGGTTATTACAATGTGCGCGCCCACGAAGATCGCCCGTCCTCCAGGGCGGTGCTGTATGCTGACTACCGTGCCCCTGGCCCTACTCGTTTTGATGGGCGCCCATCATCCCGCCTGTCCCACTCCAGTGGTTATGCCCAGCTCAATACGTACAGCCGGGCCCCTGCCTCTGACTATGGCACAGAGCCTACACCCTCTGGCCCTTCTGCTCCGGGTGGCACCGATACGACCAGCCAGCTGTCCTACGAGAACTATGAGAAGTTCAACTCCCACCCCTTTCCCGGGGCAGCTGGGTATCCTACATACCGTCTAGGCTACCCCCAGGCCCCACCCTCTGGCCTGGAGAGGACCCCCTACGAAGCGTATGACCCTATTGGCAAGTATGCCACCGCCACTCGGTTCTCCTACACCTCTCAGCACTCAGACTATGGCCAGCGATTCCAGCAGCGCATGCAGACTCATGTGTAG
- the Kirrel gene encoding kin of IRRE-like protein 1 isoform X2: MLSLLIWILTLYNTFSQALALPGTQTRFSQEPADQTVVAGQRAVLPCVLLNYSGIVQWTKDGLALGMGQGLKAWPRYRVVGSADAGQYNLEITDAELSDDASYECQATEAALRSRRAKLTVLIPPEETRIDGGPVILLQAGTPYNLTCRAFNAKPAATIIWFRDGTQQEGAVTSTELLKDGKRETTISQLLIEPTDLDIGRVFTCRSMNEAIPNGKETSIELDVHHPPTVTLSIEPQTVLEGERVIFTCQATANPEILGYRWAKGGFLIEDAHESRYETNVDYSFFTEPVSCEVYNKVGSTNVSTLVNVHFAPRIVVYPKPTTTDIGSDVTLTCVWVGNPPLTLTWTKKDSNMGPRLPGSPPEANLSAQVLSNSNQLLLKSVTQADAGTYTCRAIVPRIGVAEREVPLYVNGPPIISSEAVQFAVRGDGGKVECFIGSTPPPDRIAWAWKENFLEVGTLERYTVERTNSGSGVLSTLTINNVMEADFQTHYNCTAWNSFGPGTAIIQLEEREVLPVGIIAGATIGAGILVVFSFAALVFFLYRRRKGSRKDVTLRKLDIKVETVNREPLTMHSDREDDTASISTATRVMKAIYSSFKDDVDLKQDLRCDTIDTREEYEMKDPTNGYYNVRAHEDRPSSRAVLYADYRAPGPTRFDGRPSSRLSHSSGYAQLNTYSRAPASDYGTEPTPSGPSAPGGTDTTSQLSYENYEKFNSHPFPGAAGYPTYRLGYPQAPPSGLERTPYEAYDPIGKYATATRFSYTSQHSDYGQRFQQRMQTHV, translated from the exons CTTTGGCTTTGCCCGGGACTCAGACTCGCTTCAGCCAGGAGCCAGCTGATCAGACTGTGGTGGCCGGACAGCGGGCGGTGCTCCCGTGTGTGCTCCTTAACTACTCTGGGATTGTACAGTGGACCAAGGACGGGCTGGCCCTGGGTATGGGCCAGGGCCTCAAAG CCTGGCCACGGTACCGGGTCGTGGGCTCTGCGGATGCTGGGCAATACAACTTGGAGATCACAGATGCCGAGCTGTCTGATGACGCTTCCTATGAGTGCCAGGCCACGGAGGCTGCCCTGCGCTCTCGGCGGGCCAAACTCACCGTGCTCA tTCCTCCAGAGGAAACAAGGATTGATGGGGGCCCGGTGATTCTGCTGCAAGCAGGCACCCCCTACAACCTCACGTGCAGAGCATTTAATGCCAAACCTGCTGCCACCATCATTTGGTTCCGAGATGGGACACAGCAGGAGGGGGCTGTGACTAGCACG GAGCTGCTGAAGGATGGGAAAAGGGAGACCACAATCAGCCAACTGCTCATTGAGCCCACAGACCTAGACATTGGCCGCGTATTCACCTGTCGCAGTATGAATGAGGCCATCCCCAATGGCAAGGAGACATCCATTGAGCTTGATGTGCACC ACCCTCCCACAGTGACTCTGTCCATCGAGCCCCAGACAGTGCTGGAAGGCGAGCGTGTCATTTTTACATGCCAGGCCACAGCCAACCCAGAGATCTTGGGCTACAG GTGGGCCAAAGGGGGCTTCTTGATTGAAGACGCCCATGAGAGTCGCTATGAGACAAACGTTGACTATTCCTTCTTCACGGAGCCTGTGTCTTGTGAGGTTTATAACAAAGTCGGGAGCACCAATGTCAGCACTTTAGTGAATGTTCACT TCGCCCCCCGGATTGTAGTTTACCCAAAGCCCACCACCACAGACATTGGATCTGATGTGACCCTCACCTGTGTCTGGGTTGGGAATCCTCCCCTCACCCTCACCTGGACCAAGAAGGACTCAAACATG GGGCCCAGGCTTCCTGGCTCCCCACCCGAGGCTAATCTCTCTGCCCAGGTCCTGAGTAACAGCAATCAACTGTTGCTGAAGTCAGTGACCCAGGCAGATGCTGGCACCTATACCTGCCGGGCCATCGTGCCTCGGATCGGAGTGGCTGAGCGAGAGGTACCGCTTTATGTAAACG GACCTCCTATCATCTCCAGCGAGGCGGTACAGTTTGCTGTGAGAGGTGATGGCGGTAAGGTGGAGTGCTTTATCGGGAGTACCCCACCTCCGGATCGAATT GCATGGGCATGGAAGGAGAACTTCCTCGAGGTGGGGACCCTGGAACGCTACACCGTGGAGAGGACGAACTCAGGCAGCGGTGTGCTGTCCACGCTCACCATTAATAATGTCATGGAGGCGGACTTCCAGACCCACTACAACTGCACTGCCTGGAACAGCTTTGGACCAGGCACAGCCATCATCCAGCTGGAAGAGCGAG AGGTGTTACCTGTGGGCATCATTGCCGGGGCCACCATCGGTGCCGGCATCCTGGTCGTCTTCTCTTTTGCTGCCTTAGTGTTCTTCCTCTACCGACGTCGCAAAGGCA GTCGAAAGGATGTGACGTTGAGGAAGCTGGACATCAAGGTGGAGACGGTGAATCGGGAGCCACTTACGATGCACTCTGACCGGGAGGATGATACTGCCAGCATTTCCACGGCAACGCGGGTCATGAAGGCCATCTACTCG TCCTTTAAGGATGATGTGGATCTGAAGCAGGACCTGCGCTGTGACACCATTGACACCCGGGAAGAGTATGAGATGAAG GATCCCACCAATGGTTATTACAATGTGCGCGCCCACGAAGATCGCCCGTCCTCCAGGGCGGTGCTGTATGCTGACTACCGTGCCCCTGGCCCTACTCGTTTTGATGGGCGCCCATCATCCCGCCTGTCCCACTCCAGTGGTTATGCCCAGCTCAATACGTACAGCCGGGCCCCTGCCTCTGACTATGGCACAGAGCCTACACCCTCTGGCCCTTCTGCTCCGGGTGGCACCGATACGACCAGCCAGCTGTCCTACGAGAACTATGAGAAGTTCAACTCCCACCCCTTTCCCGGGGCAGCTGGGTATCCTACATACCGTCTAGGCTACCCCCAGGCCCCACCCTCTGGCCTGGAGAGGACCCCCTACGAAGCGTATGACCCTATTGGCAAGTATGCCACCGCCACTCGGTTCTCCTACACCTCTCAGCACTCAGACTATGGCCAGCGATTCCAGCAGCGCATGCAGACTCATGTGTAG
- the Kirrel gene encoding kin of IRRE-like protein 1 isoform 2 precursor (isoform 2 precursor is encoded by transcript variant 3), translating to MLSLLIWILTLYNTFSQALALPGTQTRFSQEPADQTVVAGQRAVLPCVLLNYSGIVQWTKDGLALGMGQGLKAWPRYRVVGSADAGQYNLEITDAELSDDASYECQATEAALRSRRAKLTVLIPPEETRIDGGPVILLQAGTPYNLTCRAFNAKPAATIIWFRDGTQQEGAVTSTELLKDGKRETTISQLLIEPTDLDIGRVFTCRSMNEAIPNGKETSIELDVHHPPTVTLSIEPQTVLEGERVIFTCQATANPEILGYRWAKGGFLIEDAHESRYETNVDYSFFTEPVSCEVYNKVGSTNVSTLVNVHFAPRIVVYPKPTTTDIGSDVTLTCVWVGNPPLTLTWTKKDSNMVLSNSNQLLLKSVTQADAGTYTCRAIVPRIGVAEREVPLYVNGPPIISSEAVQFAVRGDGGKVECFIGSTPPPDRIAWAWKENFLEVGTLERYTVERTNSGSGVLSTLTINNVMEADFQTHYNCTAWNSFGPGTAIIQLEEREVLPVGIIAGATIGAGILVVFSFAALVFFLYRRRKGSRKDVTLRKLDIKVETVNREPLTMHSDREDDTASISTATRVMKAIYSSFKDDVDLKQDLRCDTIDTREEYEMKDPTNGYYNVRAHEDRPSSRAVLYADYRAPGPTRFDGRPSSRLSHSSGYAQLNTYSRAPASDYGTEPTPSGPSAPGGTDTTSQLSYENYEKFNSHPFPGAAGYPTYRLGYPQAPPSGLERTPYEAYDPIGKYATATRFSYTSQHSDYGQRFQQRMQTHV from the exons CTTTGGCTTTGCCCGGGACTCAGACTCGCTTCAGCCAGGAGCCAGCTGATCAGACTGTGGTGGCCGGACAGCGGGCGGTGCTCCCGTGTGTGCTCCTTAACTACTCTGGGATTGTACAGTGGACCAAGGACGGGCTGGCCCTGGGTATGGGCCAGGGCCTCAAAG CCTGGCCACGGTACCGGGTCGTGGGCTCTGCGGATGCTGGGCAATACAACTTGGAGATCACAGATGCCGAGCTGTCTGATGACGCTTCCTATGAGTGCCAGGCCACGGAGGCTGCCCTGCGCTCTCGGCGGGCCAAACTCACCGTGCTCA tTCCTCCAGAGGAAACAAGGATTGATGGGGGCCCGGTGATTCTGCTGCAAGCAGGCACCCCCTACAACCTCACGTGCAGAGCATTTAATGCCAAACCTGCTGCCACCATCATTTGGTTCCGAGATGGGACACAGCAGGAGGGGGCTGTGACTAGCACG GAGCTGCTGAAGGATGGGAAAAGGGAGACCACAATCAGCCAACTGCTCATTGAGCCCACAGACCTAGACATTGGCCGCGTATTCACCTGTCGCAGTATGAATGAGGCCATCCCCAATGGCAAGGAGACATCCATTGAGCTTGATGTGCACC ACCCTCCCACAGTGACTCTGTCCATCGAGCCCCAGACAGTGCTGGAAGGCGAGCGTGTCATTTTTACATGCCAGGCCACAGCCAACCCAGAGATCTTGGGCTACAG GTGGGCCAAAGGGGGCTTCTTGATTGAAGACGCCCATGAGAGTCGCTATGAGACAAACGTTGACTATTCCTTCTTCACGGAGCCTGTGTCTTGTGAGGTTTATAACAAAGTCGGGAGCACCAATGTCAGCACTTTAGTGAATGTTCACT TCGCCCCCCGGATTGTAGTTTACCCAAAGCCCACCACCACAGACATTGGATCTGATGTGACCCTCACCTGTGTCTGGGTTGGGAATCCTCCCCTCACCCTCACCTGGACCAAGAAGGACTCAAACATG GTCCTGAGTAACAGCAATCAACTGTTGCTGAAGTCAGTGACCCAGGCAGATGCTGGCACCTATACCTGCCGGGCCATCGTGCCTCGGATCGGAGTGGCTGAGCGAGAGGTACCGCTTTATGTAAACG GACCTCCTATCATCTCCAGCGAGGCGGTACAGTTTGCTGTGAGAGGTGATGGCGGTAAGGTGGAGTGCTTTATCGGGAGTACCCCACCTCCGGATCGAATT GCATGGGCATGGAAGGAGAACTTCCTCGAGGTGGGGACCCTGGAACGCTACACCGTGGAGAGGACGAACTCAGGCAGCGGTGTGCTGTCCACGCTCACCATTAATAATGTCATGGAGGCGGACTTCCAGACCCACTACAACTGCACTGCCTGGAACAGCTTTGGACCAGGCACAGCCATCATCCAGCTGGAAGAGCGAG AGGTGTTACCTGTGGGCATCATTGCCGGGGCCACCATCGGTGCCGGCATCCTGGTCGTCTTCTCTTTTGCTGCCTTAGTGTTCTTCCTCTACCGACGTCGCAAAGGCA GTCGAAAGGATGTGACGTTGAGGAAGCTGGACATCAAGGTGGAGACGGTGAATCGGGAGCCACTTACGATGCACTCTGACCGGGAGGATGATACTGCCAGCATTTCCACGGCAACGCGGGTCATGAAGGCCATCTACTCG TCCTTTAAGGATGATGTGGATCTGAAGCAGGACCTGCGCTGTGACACCATTGACACCCGGGAAGAGTATGAGATGAAG GATCCCACCAATGGTTATTACAATGTGCGCGCCCACGAAGATCGCCCGTCCTCCAGGGCGGTGCTGTATGCTGACTACCGTGCCCCTGGCCCTACTCGTTTTGATGGGCGCCCATCATCCCGCCTGTCCCACTCCAGTGGTTATGCCCAGCTCAATACGTACAGCCGGGCCCCTGCCTCTGACTATGGCACAGAGCCTACACCCTCTGGCCCTTCTGCTCCGGGTGGCACCGATACGACCAGCCAGCTGTCCTACGAGAACTATGAGAAGTTCAACTCCCACCCCTTTCCCGGGGCAGCTGGGTATCCTACATACCGTCTAGGCTACCCCCAGGCCCCACCCTCTGGCCTGGAGAGGACCCCCTACGAAGCGTATGACCCTATTGGCAAGTATGCCACCGCCACTCGGTTCTCCTACACCTCTCAGCACTCAGACTATGGCCAGCGATTCCAGCAGCGCATGCAGACTCATGTGTAG
- the Kirrel gene encoding kin of IRRE-like protein 1 isoform 1 precursor (isoform 1 precursor is encoded by transcript variant 2), whose translation MTLESPSTRLMTCQSSLLPEKPRFLSQKMWAPHLVVAYLIFVTLALALPGTQTRFSQEPADQTVVAGQRAVLPCVLLNYSGIVQWTKDGLALGMGQGLKAWPRYRVVGSADAGQYNLEITDAELSDDASYECQATEAALRSRRAKLTVLIPPEETRIDGGPVILLQAGTPYNLTCRAFNAKPAATIIWFRDGTQQEGAVTSTELLKDGKRETTISQLLIEPTDLDIGRVFTCRSMNEAIPNGKETSIELDVHHPPTVTLSIEPQTVLEGERVIFTCQATANPEILGYRWAKGGFLIEDAHESRYETNVDYSFFTEPVSCEVYNKVGSTNVSTLVNVHFAPRIVVYPKPTTTDIGSDVTLTCVWVGNPPLTLTWTKKDSNMVLSNSNQLLLKSVTQADAGTYTCRAIVPRIGVAEREVPLYVNGPPIISSEAVQFAVRGDGGKVECFIGSTPPPDRIAWAWKENFLEVGTLERYTVERTNSGSGVLSTLTINNVMEADFQTHYNCTAWNSFGPGTAIIQLEEREVLPVGIIAGATIGAGILVVFSFAALVFFLYRRRKGSRKDVTLRKLDIKVETVNREPLTMHSDREDDTASISTATRVMKAIYSSFKDDVDLKQDLRCDTIDTREEYEMKDPTNGYYNVRAHEDRPSSRAVLYADYRAPGPTRFDGRPSSRLSHSSGYAQLNTYSRAPASDYGTEPTPSGPSAPGGTDTTSQLSYENYEKFNSHPFPGAAGYPTYRLGYPQAPPSGLERTPYEAYDPIGKYATATRFSYTSQHSDYGQRFQQRMQTHV comes from the exons CTTTGGCTTTGCCCGGGACTCAGACTCGCTTCAGCCAGGAGCCAGCTGATCAGACTGTGGTGGCCGGACAGCGGGCGGTGCTCCCGTGTGTGCTCCTTAACTACTCTGGGATTGTACAGTGGACCAAGGACGGGCTGGCCCTGGGTATGGGCCAGGGCCTCAAAG CCTGGCCACGGTACCGGGTCGTGGGCTCTGCGGATGCTGGGCAATACAACTTGGAGATCACAGATGCCGAGCTGTCTGATGACGCTTCCTATGAGTGCCAGGCCACGGAGGCTGCCCTGCGCTCTCGGCGGGCCAAACTCACCGTGCTCA tTCCTCCAGAGGAAACAAGGATTGATGGGGGCCCGGTGATTCTGCTGCAAGCAGGCACCCCCTACAACCTCACGTGCAGAGCATTTAATGCCAAACCTGCTGCCACCATCATTTGGTTCCGAGATGGGACACAGCAGGAGGGGGCTGTGACTAGCACG GAGCTGCTGAAGGATGGGAAAAGGGAGACCACAATCAGCCAACTGCTCATTGAGCCCACAGACCTAGACATTGGCCGCGTATTCACCTGTCGCAGTATGAATGAGGCCATCCCCAATGGCAAGGAGACATCCATTGAGCTTGATGTGCACC ACCCTCCCACAGTGACTCTGTCCATCGAGCCCCAGACAGTGCTGGAAGGCGAGCGTGTCATTTTTACATGCCAGGCCACAGCCAACCCAGAGATCTTGGGCTACAG GTGGGCCAAAGGGGGCTTCTTGATTGAAGACGCCCATGAGAGTCGCTATGAGACAAACGTTGACTATTCCTTCTTCACGGAGCCTGTGTCTTGTGAGGTTTATAACAAAGTCGGGAGCACCAATGTCAGCACTTTAGTGAATGTTCACT TCGCCCCCCGGATTGTAGTTTACCCAAAGCCCACCACCACAGACATTGGATCTGATGTGACCCTCACCTGTGTCTGGGTTGGGAATCCTCCCCTCACCCTCACCTGGACCAAGAAGGACTCAAACATG GTCCTGAGTAACAGCAATCAACTGTTGCTGAAGTCAGTGACCCAGGCAGATGCTGGCACCTATACCTGCCGGGCCATCGTGCCTCGGATCGGAGTGGCTGAGCGAGAGGTACCGCTTTATGTAAACG GACCTCCTATCATCTCCAGCGAGGCGGTACAGTTTGCTGTGAGAGGTGATGGCGGTAAGGTGGAGTGCTTTATCGGGAGTACCCCACCTCCGGATCGAATT GCATGGGCATGGAAGGAGAACTTCCTCGAGGTGGGGACCCTGGAACGCTACACCGTGGAGAGGACGAACTCAGGCAGCGGTGTGCTGTCCACGCTCACCATTAATAATGTCATGGAGGCGGACTTCCAGACCCACTACAACTGCACTGCCTGGAACAGCTTTGGACCAGGCACAGCCATCATCCAGCTGGAAGAGCGAG AGGTGTTACCTGTGGGCATCATTGCCGGGGCCACCATCGGTGCCGGCATCCTGGTCGTCTTCTCTTTTGCTGCCTTAGTGTTCTTCCTCTACCGACGTCGCAAAGGCA GTCGAAAGGATGTGACGTTGAGGAAGCTGGACATCAAGGTGGAGACGGTGAATCGGGAGCCACTTACGATGCACTCTGACCGGGAGGATGATACTGCCAGCATTTCCACGGCAACGCGGGTCATGAAGGCCATCTACTCG TCCTTTAAGGATGATGTGGATCTGAAGCAGGACCTGCGCTGTGACACCATTGACACCCGGGAAGAGTATGAGATGAAG GATCCCACCAATGGTTATTACAATGTGCGCGCCCACGAAGATCGCCCGTCCTCCAGGGCGGTGCTGTATGCTGACTACCGTGCCCCTGGCCCTACTCGTTTTGATGGGCGCCCATCATCCCGCCTGTCCCACTCCAGTGGTTATGCCCAGCTCAATACGTACAGCCGGGCCCCTGCCTCTGACTATGGCACAGAGCCTACACCCTCTGGCCCTTCTGCTCCGGGTGGCACCGATACGACCAGCCAGCTGTCCTACGAGAACTATGAGAAGTTCAACTCCCACCCCTTTCCCGGGGCAGCTGGGTATCCTACATACCGTCTAGGCTACCCCCAGGCCCCACCCTCTGGCCTGGAGAGGACCCCCTACGAAGCGTATGACCCTATTGGCAAGTATGCCACCGCCACTCGGTTCTCCTACACCTCTCAGCACTCAGACTATGGCCAGCGATTCCAGCAGCGCATGCAGACTCATGTGTAG